One window from the genome of Amphiura filiformis unplaced genomic scaffold, Afil_fr2py scaffold_161, whole genome shotgun sequence encodes:
- the LOC140145173 gene encoding microfibril-associated glycoprotein 4-like has translation MLRLLVISVFLFAATDAFVQSIVTGTLTPGNPGPPTSTCGCCNGLFGGISGSSPIPMPKDCRDIKDLGGGKDGIYTIFPTWTDTCEGVKVWCQQGRDGGGWLVFQRRTDGRADFLRNWEEYRNGFGKLSQEFWLGNEVLYHIAMGDQMELRVELQDFQFNEVHARYFRFSIGDESTNYTLSVAGYDPSSDAGDAMSGHNGQAFSTWDNDNDRWTKNCAAEYGGAWWYTSCHNSNLNGLYLRGPTREYAKGVVWNQWRGYSYSLKRTEMMIRPRV, from the exons ATGTTACGTTTATTAGTTATATCTGTCTTCTTATTTGCTGCGACGGATGCTTTCGTCCAGTCAATCGTAACTGGGACACTCACACCTGGCAACCCCGGTCCTCCAACAAGCACTTGTGGATGCTGTAATGGCTTATTCGGCGGCATCTCAGGCTCAT CCCCTATTCCTATGCCAAAGGATTGTCGGGATATTAAGGATTTAGGCGGTGGAAAAGACGGTATCTATACTATCTTCCCTACATGGACAGATACGTGTGAGGGCGTCAAAGTGTGGTGCCAGCAGGGACGTGATGGTGGCGGTTGGTTG gTATTCCAGAGACGTACAGATGGTCGCGCCGATTTCTTAAGAAACTGGGAAGAATACAGGAATGGATTTGGCAAACTCTCACAAGAATTCTGGCTCGGAAATGAAGTCCTTTATCATATCGCTATGGGAGACCA AATGGAACTAAGAGTGGAACTTCAGGACTTCCAATTTAATGAGGTACATGCCAGGTATTTCCGGTTCAGCATTGGTGATGAATCAACGAATTATACTCTTTCTGTTGCAGGATATGACCCAAGCTCAGATGCAG GTGATGCAATGAGTGGACACAATGGACAAGCATTCTCAACATGGGACAATGACAATGATCGTTGGACAAAGAACTGTGCGGCCGAGTATGGAG GTGCATGGTGGTACACCAGCTGTCACAATTCCAACCTCAACGGACTATATCTCCGTGGACCAACACGTGAATACGCCAAGGGTGTTGTGTGGAACCAATGGAGAGGATACAGCTACTCACTCAAACGAACCGAAATGATGATTCGTCCGCGTgtctaa
- the LOC140145170 gene encoding ficolin-2-like has translation MNGDGVYMLLLALVAVLCDVCWGQGRPCPSVRPNHCGGIQFTLDQEPLPKDCKDIFDNGQVKSGVYSVFPTDVGFCSPIRVYCDMEDGGGWTVFQRRIDGAEDFYRGWVAYRAGFGNLGREFWLGNDYLNRLTNQDSYELKIELTDGDDEKRYAIYEGFKVGDERYHYPLLIGEMIDGDAGDSLSEHSGQVFSTRDHESGTCASAMQGAWWFRWCGDSSLNGLHPLDGDPENQYGRGIIWGGWHGNGYSLSQTVMKFRPASEEARKMDSTKKEDMMTTENPMFTDATEELDVGSGARAGIRAPEDEMKRPEKKTKTKSGRKKSGRRARDVPHANYWHWDD, from the exons atgaatggcgaTGGTGTCTACATGCTGTTGCTTGCTCTGGTAGCTGTGTTGTGTGATGTATGTTGGGGACAGGGGCGTCCTTGTCCTTCGGTGAGACCAAATCATTGTGGTGGAATTCAATTTACCCTTGATCAAG agCCACTACCAAAGGATTGTAAAGACATCTTTGACAATGGACAGGTTAAGAGCGGTGTGTACTCTGTGTTCCCTACTGACGTTGGCTTTTGTTCACCTATTCGAGTGTACTGTGATATGGAAGATGGTGGCGGCTGGACG GTATTCCAAAGACGAATTGACGGCGCGGAAGATTTTTACCGTGGATGGGTGGCATATAGGGCCGGTTTCGGCAACTTGGGTCGTGAATTTTGGCTGGGCAATGACTATCTTAATAGACTCACCAACCAAGACAGCTATGAACTCAAGATTGAATTAACTGATGGAGATGACGAGAAGAGATACGCTATCTACGAAGGGTTTAAAGTCGGCGATGAGCGTTATCATTATCCGCTACTGATTGGCGAAATGATTGACGGAGATGCAG GTGATTCTCTAAGCGAACACTCTGGGCAAGTGTTTTCCACACGTGATCACGAGTCGGGGACCTGTGCCTCAGCCATGCAAGGTGCTTGGTGGTTTCGGTGGTGCGGGGACTCCTCTCTCAACGGTCTGCACCCATTAGACGGTGACCCCGAAAATCAATATGGACGGGGCATTATATGGGGTGGTTGGCATGGTAACGGGTACTCCTTGAGTCAGACAGTTATGAAGTTCAGACCAGCATCCGAGGAAGCAAGGAAAATGGACAGCACGAAAAAAGAAGACATGATGACGACAGAAAATCCAATGTTTACGGATGCAACAGAAGAATTAGATGTAGGCTCTGGAGCTCGTGCAGGGATAAGGGCGCCTGAAGATGAAATGAAGCGACCTGAGAAGAAGACTAAAACGAAATCGGGAAGGAAGAAAAGTGGAAGACGTGCCAGAGATGTACCGCATGCTAATTATTGGCATTGGGATGATTAA